The proteins below come from a single Cervus canadensis isolate Bull #8, Minnesota chromosome 2, ASM1932006v1, whole genome shotgun sequence genomic window:
- the PPOX gene encoding protoporphyrinogen oxidase isoform X2: MVLFLNLDLEEFGRREPWEPGPCSWTCGEQVSELGLDSEVLPVRGDHPAAQNRFLYVGGALHALPSGIRGLLRPSPPFSKPLFWAGLRDLTTPRGKDPDETVHSFAQRRLGSEVASLAMDSLCRGVFAGNSRELSIRSCFPSLFQAEQTHRSILLGLLLGAGRGPQLDSALIRQARAERWSQWSLRGGMETLPQALNAHLTSRGVSVLQGQPVCGLSLQAEGRWKVSLGDSSLEADHIISAIPASVLSKLLPAEAAPLARALSTITAVSVAVVNLQYRGARLPVQGFGHLVPSSEDPVILGIVYDSVAFPEQDGSTPGLRLTVMLGGSWLQTLEARGCVLSQELFQQEAEKAAATQLGLNEPPSHCLVHLHKNSIPQYTLGHWQKLESAAQFLAAQKLPLTLAGASYEGVAVNDCIESGRQAAARVLGTEPNS; encoded by the exons ATGGTGCTGTTTTTGAACTTGGACCTCGAGGAATTCGGCCGGCGGGAGCCCTGGGAGCCCGGACCCTGCTCCTG GACGTGTGGAGAGCAGGTTTCTGAGCTTGGCCTGGACTCGGAAGTGCTGCCTGTCCGGGGAGACCATCCAGCTGCGCAGAACAGGTTCCTGTATGTTGGTGGTGCTCTGCATGCCTTGCCGTCTGGCATCAG GGGGCTCCTccgcccttctcctcccttctccaaaCCTCTGTTCTGGGCTGGGCTGAGGGATTTGACCACCCCTcgtggcaaagaccctgatgagaCTGTGCACAGTTTTGCCCAGCGCCGCCTTGGTTCTGAG GTGGCGTCTCTAGCCATGGACAGTCTCTGCCGTGGAGTGTTTGCAGGCAACAGCCGTGAGCTCAGCATCAGGTCCTGCTTTCCCAGTCTCTTCCAAGCTGAGCAAACCCATCGTTCCATATTActggggctgctgctgggggCAG GCCGGGGCCCACAGCTGGACTCAGCACTTATTCGCCAAGCTCGGGCTGAGCGCTGGAGCCAGTGGTCACTCCGTGGAGGGATGGAGACATTGCCCCAGGCCCTGAACGCTCACCTGACTAGTAGGGGTGTCAGTGTTCTCCAAGGCCAGCCAGTCTGTGGGCTCAGTCTCCAGGCAGAAGGGCGCTGGAAG GTGTCTCTGGGGGATAGCAGCCTGGAGGCTGACCACATTATTAGTGCCATTCCAGCTTCAG TGCTCAGCAAGCTGCTCCCTGCTGAGGCCGCACCGCTGGCCCGTGCCCTGAGCACCATCACTGCGGTGTCTGTGGCTGTGGTGAATCTGCAGTACCGAGGAGCTCGTCTGCCTGTGCAG GGGTTTGGACATTTGGTGCCATCCTCAGAAGATCCAGTCATCCTGGGAATTGTGTATGACTCCGTTGCTTTCCCTGAGCAGGATGGGAGCACCCCAGGCCTCAGACTGACT GTGATGCTGGGAGGTTCCTGGTTACAGACACTAGAAGCCAGGGGCTGTGTCTTATCTCAGGAGCTGTTCCAACAGGAGGCAGAGAAAGCTGCTGCCACTCAATTAGGACTGAATGAGCCACCAAGTCACTGCTTGGTCCATCTACACAAG AACTCTATCCCCCAGTATACATTAGGCCACTGGCAAAAATTGG AGTCAGCTGCCCAATTCCTGGCTGCTCAGAAGCTGCCTTTGACCCTGGCCGGGGCCTCCTACGAGGGGGTTGCTGTCAATGATTGTATAGAGAGTGGGCGTCAGGCAGCAGCCCGTGTCTTGGGCACAGAACCTAACAGTTGA
- the LOC122430530 gene encoding uncharacterized protein LOC122430530 isoform X1, with the protein MRRKEEVEVSAHHPAGVPGATGEVDKGHTHAICSRRARGSNWTPRFCGAFPPTPLQAERFQPAASAPKLFGLSDSPSILISRPPQPVEGGSLKLEINWFDAWLEGAAVSRTALPSGLERRELNPGQHSPARASQAPPRGSLGTTLSGDSALRWQNPWTPVPALPLRASLQLPESQVCLPSFPPNVNLGFYVSWSHTPIPTPRL; encoded by the exons ATGAGGCGAAAGGAGGAGGTAGAGGTCTCAGCGCATCACCCCGCCGGTGTTCCGGGGGCGACAGGGGAGGTGGATAAGGGCCACACCCACGCTATCTGCTCGCGCAGGGCTCGGGGATCCAACTGGACGCCGCGGTTCTGTGGCGcgttccctcccacccctctccagGCCGAGCGCTTTCAGCCCGCTGCCTCCGCCCCCAAGCTTTTTGGCCTCTCCGACTCCCCGTCCATTCTAATCTCGCGGCCGCCCCAGCCGGTAGAAGGCGGTTCTCTGAAGCTGGAGATTAACTGGTTCGATGCCTGGTTGGAGGGAGCGGCCGTTTCCCGCACGGCCCTCCCTTCAGGGCTGGAGCGGCGAGAGCTGAATCCTGGTCAGCATTCTCCAGCTCGAGCTTCCCAGGCCCCACCTAGG GGGTCCCTGGGTACCACGCTCTCGGGAGACAGCGCCCTACGCTGGCAAAACCCGTGGACCCCCGTGCCCGCACTCCCGCTCCGGGCTTCCTTACAGCTTCCCGAGTCTCAAGTTTgccttccctcttttcctcccaaTGTAAACCTCGGCTTCTACGTGTCCTGGTCCCACACCCCTATCCCCACCCCACGGCTCTGA
- the PPOX gene encoding protoporphyrinogen oxidase isoform X1, with protein MGRTVVVLGGGISGLAASYYLSRAPCPPKVVLVEGSERLGGWIRSVRGPDGAVFELGPRGIRPAGALGARTLLLVSELGLDSEVLPVRGDHPAAQNRFLYVGGALHALPSGIRGLLRPSPPFSKPLFWAGLRDLTTPRGKDPDETVHSFAQRRLGSEVASLAMDSLCRGVFAGNSRELSIRSCFPSLFQAEQTHRSILLGLLLGAGRGPQLDSALIRQARAERWSQWSLRGGMETLPQALNAHLTSRGVSVLQGQPVCGLSLQAEGRWKVSLGDSSLEADHIISAIPASVLSKLLPAEAAPLARALSTITAVSVAVVNLQYRGARLPVQGFGHLVPSSEDPVILGIVYDSVAFPEQDGSTPGLRLTVMLGGSWLQTLEARGCVLSQELFQQEAEKAAATQLGLNEPPSHCLVHLHKNSIPQYTLGHWQKLESAAQFLAAQKLPLTLAGASYEGVAVNDCIESGRQAAARVLGTEPNS; from the exons ATGGGCCGGACCGTGGTCGTGCTGGGCGGAGGGATCAGCGGCTTGGCCGCCAGTTACTACCTGAGCCGGGCCCCCTGTCCCCCCAAG GTGGTCTTGGTGGAGGGCAGCGAGCGCCTGGGAGGCTGGATCCGCTCAGTACGAGGGCCAGATGGTGCTGTTTTTGAACTTGGACCTCGAGGAATTCGGCCGGCGGGAGCCCTGGGAGCCCGGACCCTGCTCCTG GTTTCTGAGCTTGGCCTGGACTCGGAAGTGCTGCCTGTCCGGGGAGACCATCCAGCTGCGCAGAACAGGTTCCTGTATGTTGGTGGTGCTCTGCATGCCTTGCCGTCTGGCATCAG GGGGCTCCTccgcccttctcctcccttctccaaaCCTCTGTTCTGGGCTGGGCTGAGGGATTTGACCACCCCTcgtggcaaagaccctgatgagaCTGTGCACAGTTTTGCCCAGCGCCGCCTTGGTTCTGAG GTGGCGTCTCTAGCCATGGACAGTCTCTGCCGTGGAGTGTTTGCAGGCAACAGCCGTGAGCTCAGCATCAGGTCCTGCTTTCCCAGTCTCTTCCAAGCTGAGCAAACCCATCGTTCCATATTActggggctgctgctgggggCAG GCCGGGGCCCACAGCTGGACTCAGCACTTATTCGCCAAGCTCGGGCTGAGCGCTGGAGCCAGTGGTCACTCCGTGGAGGGATGGAGACATTGCCCCAGGCCCTGAACGCTCACCTGACTAGTAGGGGTGTCAGTGTTCTCCAAGGCCAGCCAGTCTGTGGGCTCAGTCTCCAGGCAGAAGGGCGCTGGAAG GTGTCTCTGGGGGATAGCAGCCTGGAGGCTGACCACATTATTAGTGCCATTCCAGCTTCAG TGCTCAGCAAGCTGCTCCCTGCTGAGGCCGCACCGCTGGCCCGTGCCCTGAGCACCATCACTGCGGTGTCTGTGGCTGTGGTGAATCTGCAGTACCGAGGAGCTCGTCTGCCTGTGCAG GGGTTTGGACATTTGGTGCCATCCTCAGAAGATCCAGTCATCCTGGGAATTGTGTATGACTCCGTTGCTTTCCCTGAGCAGGATGGGAGCACCCCAGGCCTCAGACTGACT GTGATGCTGGGAGGTTCCTGGTTACAGACACTAGAAGCCAGGGGCTGTGTCTTATCTCAGGAGCTGTTCCAACAGGAGGCAGAGAAAGCTGCTGCCACTCAATTAGGACTGAATGAGCCACCAAGTCACTGCTTGGTCCATCTACACAAG AACTCTATCCCCCAGTATACATTAGGCCACTGGCAAAAATTGG AGTCAGCTGCCCAATTCCTGGCTGCTCAGAAGCTGCCTTTGACCCTGGCCGGGGCCTCCTACGAGGGGGTTGCTGTCAATGATTGTATAGAGAGTGGGCGTCAGGCAGCAGCCCGTGTCTTGGGCACAGAACCTAACAGTTGA
- the PPOX gene encoding protoporphyrinogen oxidase isoform X3, translating to MDSLCRGVFAGNSRELSIRSCFPSLFQAEQTHRSILLGLLLGAGRGPQLDSALIRQARAERWSQWSLRGGMETLPQALNAHLTSRGVSVLQGQPVCGLSLQAEGRWKVSLGDSSLEADHIISAIPASVLSKLLPAEAAPLARALSTITAVSVAVVNLQYRGARLPVQGFGHLVPSSEDPVILGIVYDSVAFPEQDGSTPGLRLTVMLGGSWLQTLEARGCVLSQELFQQEAEKAAATQLGLNEPPSHCLVHLHKNSIPQYTLGHWQKLESAAQFLAAQKLPLTLAGASYEGVAVNDCIESGRQAAARVLGTEPNS from the exons ATGGACAGTCTCTGCCGTGGAGTGTTTGCAGGCAACAGCCGTGAGCTCAGCATCAGGTCCTGCTTTCCCAGTCTCTTCCAAGCTGAGCAAACCCATCGTTCCATATTActggggctgctgctgggggCAG GCCGGGGCCCACAGCTGGACTCAGCACTTATTCGCCAAGCTCGGGCTGAGCGCTGGAGCCAGTGGTCACTCCGTGGAGGGATGGAGACATTGCCCCAGGCCCTGAACGCTCACCTGACTAGTAGGGGTGTCAGTGTTCTCCAAGGCCAGCCAGTCTGTGGGCTCAGTCTCCAGGCAGAAGGGCGCTGGAAG GTGTCTCTGGGGGATAGCAGCCTGGAGGCTGACCACATTATTAGTGCCATTCCAGCTTCAG TGCTCAGCAAGCTGCTCCCTGCTGAGGCCGCACCGCTGGCCCGTGCCCTGAGCACCATCACTGCGGTGTCTGTGGCTGTGGTGAATCTGCAGTACCGAGGAGCTCGTCTGCCTGTGCAG GGGTTTGGACATTTGGTGCCATCCTCAGAAGATCCAGTCATCCTGGGAATTGTGTATGACTCCGTTGCTTTCCCTGAGCAGGATGGGAGCACCCCAGGCCTCAGACTGACT GTGATGCTGGGAGGTTCCTGGTTACAGACACTAGAAGCCAGGGGCTGTGTCTTATCTCAGGAGCTGTTCCAACAGGAGGCAGAGAAAGCTGCTGCCACTCAATTAGGACTGAATGAGCCACCAAGTCACTGCTTGGTCCATCTACACAAG AACTCTATCCCCCAGTATACATTAGGCCACTGGCAAAAATTGG AGTCAGCTGCCCAATTCCTGGCTGCTCAGAAGCTGCCTTTGACCCTGGCCGGGGCCTCCTACGAGGGGGTTGCTGTCAATGATTGTATAGAGAGTGGGCGTCAGGCAGCAGCCCGTGTCTTGGGCACAGAACCTAACAGTTGA
- the LOC122430530 gene encoding uncharacterized protein LOC122430530 isoform X2: MRRKEEVEVSAHHPAGVPGATGEVDKGHTHAICSRRARGSNWTPRFCGAFPPTPLQAERFQPAASAPKLFGLSDSPSILISRPPQPVEGGSLKLEINWFDAWLEGAAVSRTALPSGLERRELNPGQHSPARASQAPPRVTLPH, from the exons ATGAGGCGAAAGGAGGAGGTAGAGGTCTCAGCGCATCACCCCGCCGGTGTTCCGGGGGCGACAGGGGAGGTGGATAAGGGCCACACCCACGCTATCTGCTCGCGCAGGGCTCGGGGATCCAACTGGACGCCGCGGTTCTGTGGCGcgttccctcccacccctctccagGCCGAGCGCTTTCAGCCCGCTGCCTCCGCCCCCAAGCTTTTTGGCCTCTCCGACTCCCCGTCCATTCTAATCTCGCGGCCGCCCCAGCCGGTAGAAGGCGGTTCTCTGAAGCTGGAGATTAACTGGTTCGATGCCTGGTTGGAGGGAGCGGCCGTTTCCCGCACGGCCCTCCCTTCAGGGCTGGAGCGGCGAGAGCTGAATCCTGGTCAGCATTCTCCAGCTCGAGCTTCCCAGGCCCCACCTAGG GTAACGCTTCCACATTAG